A single Rhopalosiphum padi isolate XX-2018 chromosome 4, ASM2088224v1, whole genome shotgun sequence DNA region contains:
- the LOC132929101 gene encoding uncharacterized protein LOC132929101, whose protein sequence is MVKKNIKSKTKSKKGSKNKKTKKLKNIIKAVDTVIPISTPVGSVHFDEFLKICREPKLIQTIVEPAKLTKKKKKKSKKNKTKKSKKTKKPKKPKKSKKSKKSKKSKKKKKIGIAKVKVVVKPDDVPLSPQPTLFPLINTLLLPSNDNAIDGNTLFSEFVVGKPETFVLKQSSIREITIIEQQANNTVDEINILEEKIKTLMEKPKLKESETIELENQQLLVMKLLKDFENNLEKIRDIFNNDNNLENTDKIDTDGEDTKCHITDITESQQMNVDKWYETNDLSYLLSPNASFDKGVTVSEGLLVIFEELKGQKTSPKTNAAHNEVFKRLKNKFNILLPPPNLDGNKEYLTWVDTKLHRDHRDMLNGTKNLKIFQCWNELELKYNIINALMISLKDAIKSTSPFYYASNTTKSQFAVDQSILVQALDEFKRKTRDTFLRAGLEKYWKINPESIRLGSRPCFDVTICQKNTAVDNIVPLDKRTFSFLQHNSITINDEDCKDTIKTSNSKTSEIEVGNTNYN, encoded by the exons atggttaaaaaaaatatcaaatccaAGACTAAATCCAAGAAGggatccaaaaataaaaaaacaaagaaacttaaaaatattattaaagccgTTGACACAGTCATACCAATTTCTACTCCTGTAGGTTCAGTTCACTTCgacgaatttttaaaaatatgcagagAGCCAAAATTAATTCAAACCATAGTTGAACCTgctaaattaacaaaaaaaaaaaaaaaaaaatcaaaaaaaaataaaactaagaaATCTAAGAAAACTAAGAAACCTAAAAAACCTAAGAAATCTAAGAAATCTAAAAAATCTAAGAAATctaaaaagaagaagaagataGGAATTGCTAAGGTGAAAGTAGTCGTAAAACCAGATGATGTTCCTCTGTCACCACAGCCGACATTATTTCCGCTGATCAATACTTTATTACTTCCTTCCAATGACAATGCTATTGACGGAAATACATTATTCTCA GAATTTGTTGTTGGTAAACCTGAAACATTCGTTTTAAAACAATCATCAATTcgagaaataacaataattgagcAACAGGCAAATAACACTGTCGACGAAATAAATATCTTAGAAGAAAAAATTAAGACCCTAATGGAG aAACCTAAATTGAAGGAATCCGAAACTATTGAATTAGAGAACCAACAATTACTTGTTATGAAGTtattaaaagattttgaaaACAACTTGGAAAAAATccgagatatttttaataatgacaataatttggaaaatactgataaaattgatacTGACGGAGAAGATACCAAATGTCATATAACCGATATAACTGAATCACAGCAGATG aatGTAGATAAATGGTACGAAACCAATGATCTATCATACCTCCTATCACCAAATGCGTCATTTGACAAAGGTGTTACCGTATCGGAGGGCCTATTAGTAATATTTGAAGAATTAAAAGGCCAAAAAACATCTCCGAAAACTAATGCAGCACACAATGAAGTATTCAaaagacttaaaaataaattcaatatattattgccCCCACCAAATTTGGAC GGCAACAAAGAATATTTGACGTGGGTCGATACAAAACTTCACAGAGATCATCGGGATATGTTGAATGGTACCAAAAATCTGAAGATATTTCAATGTTGGAATGAACtagaacttaaatataatattatcaatgcaCTTATGATATCTTTGAAGGACGCTATTAAATCAACATCGCCG ttttattatgCAAGTAATACCACGAAATCACAGTTTGCGGTTGATCAAAGTATTTTGGTACAAGCATTGGATGAATTCAAACGAAAGACAAGGGATACTTTTTTACGTGCTGGTTTAGAGAAGTATTGGAAAATAAATCCTGAATCTATAAGGCTTGGGTCCAGACCATGTTTTGATGTTACGATCTGCCAAAAAAACACGGCCGTCGACAATATCGTTCCATTAGATAAACggacattttcatttttacaacATAATTCGATCACAATAAACGACGAAGATtgtaaag acaCAATAAAAACATCAAATTCAAAAACCAGTGAAATCGAAGTCGGTAATACCaactataactaa